The sequence below is a genomic window from Thermoproteota archaeon.
ATTCGATTGCTTGACCCGCCATTACACGAGTTTTTGCCAAATCCAGAAGAGCTTGCAAACAAAGTAAGAAAACTAGAAGAACAAAATGCATCTGATGAGCTTAGAAGAACAAAGACAATTCTTGAAAGAGCACGTGAGCTTGCAGAGATAAACCCAATGATGGGCCACAGAGGAGTAAGAGTAGGAATTACTTATCCAGAAATTTATGAAATGCAGATACGCGCAGTGTTTGAGGCATCAGCAGAGTTGACAAAACAAAAAGTTGATGCAAGACCGCAGATAATGATTCCTCAAGTAAGCAGTATTGCTGAATTAAATCAGATTAAGAGAATCTATAATAAAATAAAATTAGAGATGCAAGAAAAACACAAGATAAAATTCAAAATTAATTTTGGAACTATGCTAGAAGTAGTAAGAGCATGTTTAACTGCTAGCGAATTAGCCGAGACTGCAGAATTCTTTAGTTTTGGAACAAATGATCTTACTCAGGCAACATTTAGCTTTAGCAGAGAAGATGCAGAAGGAAAGTTCTTGCCAGAATATCTCAATAAGGAATTACTAGAAACAAGTCCATTTCAGTCAATTGATGTCAACGGGGTTGGAAGCCTAATGAAGATTGGATTAACACAAGGACGAGAAGTCAAGTCGAACATGGAGGTTGGAATTTGTGGAGAACATGGAGGAGATCCGCGCTCAATCAAATTCTGCCACAAATCAAATCTCAGCTATGTTAGTGCATCACCACATAGAATACCGATTGCCATTGTAGCAGCTGCTCAAGCAGTACTAGAAAACAAAAGCTCAAAGAAAAAACCTGCTAAAAAGCAAGCCAAAAAGGCAAAGAAGAAAGCCAAAAGACGATAATCCAATACAATTTAAAACAGATTAAGCAGTTTTCATACCATGCTGCCAAGAATTGATTCCATTAAACAGATGAGAACAAAATTAGGCATTACACAAAAAAAACTTGCTAGCATGACAGGGGTAAGCACCTCTATGATTAATCAGATAGAATCTGGGAGAAGCCAACCAAGTTATGAGACAGCAAAGAAAATCTTTGATAATCTAGCAACACTGGAAGGAAAATCATCATCTCACATTGCAGGAGATTTTTGTAGTAAGGATATTGTAAAAATCAAACCAAACAATACTTTACATGATGCAATAAAAAAGATGCACAAGTTTTCAATCAGTCAGATTCCTGTCTTTGAAGGAAACGATCCCGTAGGAGTTGTATCAGAAGATGGAATTATGAAACATTTAGCTGATGTTGGAGAATCAGAACTAAAGCACGCAAAGATTCTAAACACAATGGATACAGTTCCTCCAATTGTGGATTACAATACACCTGCAAATGTTTTGGTACCTTTGATTCGATACTCAAAATGCATACTGGTATCAAAGAAATCAAAGATTGTTGGAATAATTACTGCATCTGACACTCTTAAAATGATGGAATAGTTATTTTGGATGAGAGCAGAGCTCTGCTAATACTCCGCTGAGTGACTTTGGGTGAATAAAAGTGACTTTTGTTCCAGCAGAACCAGGTCTAATTTTACCTAAGAACTGTATTCCGCATCCTTCCATTCTTGTTACCTCACCTTCAATATTATCAGTCTCAAGTGCCATGTGATGCAAGCCTTGACCCTTCTTTTCTAGAAATTTCTTAATCGGACTAGTTTCATTTGTCGGCTCCATAAGCTCTATTCTTCCATTCTCAAGGTGTATGATTGCAACCTTTACTCCCTCAGTCTCTACTGTCTCAAACTCAACTTCGTTTACTCCTAGTGCTTCCTGATACTGTTTTGCAGCAGATTCAACATCATTTACTGCAATGGCGATATGATCAATTTTCATCTAGAATACCTCCTTTGGCCTATACTCGCCAAATACTTCACGGAATGTGTTGCTAATCTCACCAGTAGTACCATAAGCTTTTGCAGCATCAAGAATGTAAGGCATTAGATTCTCATCAGTATCTGCAACAGATTTTAGCTTTGATAGTGCATCCTCAACTTTTTTGGCATTTCTAGATGAGCGAAGTTTTTTGAGATCTTTATTTTGTTGTATCTCTACTTTATCATCAATACGCAATAGTTCGGGTGGTTTTTCATTGGCTTCAATGAATTTGTTGACGCCTACAAGGATTCTTTGTTCCTCATCAGCTTCTTTTTTGAGTCGGTATGCATTTTGTCTAATTTCAGATTGGAAGAATCCCTTTTCAATTGCTTTGATAGAGCCGCCCATCTTCTCAATTTTTTTAAGATAAGTCCAGACTCCATCTTCTATCTCATCACAAAGATACTCAAGATAATGGGAACCAGCCATTGGATCAACTGTTTTTGTAATTCCACTCTCATATGCTACAATTTGTTGGGTTCTAAGTGCAATTTTTGCAGACTCTTGTGTTGGTAATGCAAGTGCTTCGTCTCTGGAGTTTGTATGCAATGATTGTGTTCCGCCAAGTACTGCAGCCATTGATTGAATTGCCACACGAACAATGTTGTTATCTGGTTGCTGAGCAGTAAGTGACTCCCCACTTGTTTGAGTATGGAATTTTAATTGTAATGATTTTGGATCCTTTGCGTGGAATTTTTCTTTTAGAATTTTTGCATAAACTTTTCTTGCAACACGAAACTTGGCAATCTCTTCAAAGAATTCTATTGTACAGCAGAAGAAGAATGACAAACGAGGTGCAAAGTCATCAATCTTTAATCCTTGATCCAGACATGTCTGAATATATGCAATTGCGTTTGCCAGGGTAAATGCAACTTCTTGTGTTGCAGTAGAGCCTGCTTCTCTCATATGGTATCCAGATATAGACACAGGATACCACTGTGGTACTTTTTTAGCACAATAACCAATCATGTCACCAATAATTCTCATAGAGGGTTGTGGTGGATAGATGTAGGTATTTCTTGCAATGTACTCTTTGAGGATATCATTTTGGGTTGTACCACGTAGTTGTTCGCTTGATGAACCCTGGGATTCCCCTACTGCGATATAATATGCAAGTAATGTAGATGCAGTTGAATTAATTGTCATAGAAGAGCTAACCTTACCTAAGGGAATTCCATCAAAAGCAGTCATCATGTCTTTTAGAGAAGCAATAGAAACTCCAACTTTTCCAACTTCACCTTCTGCTTGAGGAGAATCTGGGTCGTGCCCAATTTGAGTTGGTAAATCAAATGCCATGCTAAGGCCCGTCTGTCCTTTTTCTAACATGAACTTGAAGCGTTCATTTGTTAGCTTTGCATCACCAAATCCAGAGTACTGACGCATAGTCCAGAATCTATCTCGATACATTCCTGCATGTATGCCACGAGTAAATGGATAGACTCCAGGTTCTTCCTTCTTTGTCTTCTTTGAAGACTTGTGAAAGACACGTTTTACTGGGATGTTAGAATCAGTTACAAATTGCTTTTCAGGAGTTTTTGATTTTGCCATTTGAATCACTTTAACAATGCTTTTGTAATTTTATCTCCAGCTTCAAAGGGATTAATCTCACGTGCTTGTAATTTTTTAAGATATTTTGCATAGGTTTTATCAGAATTCAACAACGTAGTAATTTTTTCGTTAATGTTATTTAAAACAATATCTTTTAGCTCCGATTCTAATTGGCTCAGTTCTTGCTTCTTTTTTGTTTTCTTCTTTAAAGCCATTAATTCTTTGAGCTTCTTTGCAAATTCAGATATTCCCTTGTTCTTTTTTGTTGACGTCTTTAAGATGATAGGATTTTTTTCTGATGCTCCAATATAATCTCGTACTGCATCATATAGCTGAGATGCCCCATCCAAATCGCTTTTGTTTACAAGATAGACATCTCCAATCTCAGTTAATCCCGCCTTTATGGTTTGAATGCTATCTCCAGTGTGAGGATTAAAGACTACAACTGTAATATCGGCAATATTGGAAATTTCAATCTCAGTTTGGCCAGCACCCACACTTTCTATAATTATTGGGTTAAAGCCAGCATATTCTAAGACACGAATGCTATTTCTGACTGAATGAGATACTGCTCCAGTTGCGCCCCTAGATGCAATGCTTCGGATATAGGTGCCAGAATCAGTGGATTCAGTCATTCTAACTCTATCGCCTAAAATTGCACCACCGGTCACATGACTAGTAGGATCCACAGCGAGAACGGCAGGCTTGGTTCCCAATTTTCGAAGCTCTACTGAAGTCACATTGATTAAAGAACTCTTTCCTGCTCCAGCTGGTCCGGTAATTCCAATTATTGATGAGTTTCCAGTTTTTGAAAATATTTGCTTGATGAGTTTTCTTGCTTCTTTTTGATCATTTTCTATTATTGATATCGCCTTTGCTATTGCGCCACGTTTACCTTTTTTGAGGTCAGTTAGCAGTGTCAATGTCTGAAGTTAATTTTCCCACAATAAATTCTTGTATGTTCTTTAAGTACTAAATATGACTGAAGGTACATCATCACCTACAGAGTGAATCTCGGTCTTTAGTTCAATTGTCCCAAAATCAGGATGATTAATTTTTAAAACAAT
It includes:
- a CDS encoding methylmalonyl-CoA mutase; this translates as MAKSKTPEKQFVTDSNIPVKRVFHKSSKKTKKEEPGVYPFTRGIHAGMYRDRFWTMRQYSGFGDAKLTNERFKFMLEKGQTGLSMAFDLPTQIGHDPDSPQAEGEVGKVGVSIASLKDMMTAFDGIPLGKVSSSMTINSTASTLLAYYIAVGESQGSSSEQLRGTTQNDILKEYIARNTYIYPPQPSMRIIGDMIGYCAKKVPQWYPVSISGYHMREAGSTATQEVAFTLANAIAYIQTCLDQGLKIDDFAPRLSFFFCCTIEFFEEIAKFRVARKVYAKILKEKFHAKDPKSLQLKFHTQTSGESLTAQQPDNNIVRVAIQSMAAVLGGTQSLHTNSRDEALALPTQESAKIALRTQQIVAYESGITKTVDPMAGSHYLEYLCDEIEDGVWTYLKKIEKMGGSIKAIEKGFFQSEIRQNAYRLKKEADEEQRILVGVNKFIEANEKPPELLRIDDKVEIQQNKDLKKLRSSRNAKKVEDALSKLKSVADTDENLMPYILDAAKAYGTTGEISNTFREVFGEYRPKEVF
- a CDS encoding methylmalonyl Co-A mutase-associated GTPase MeaB, which gives rise to MTLLTDLKKGKRGAIAKAISIIENDQKEARKLIKQIFSKTGNSSIIGITGPAGAGKSSLINVTSVELRKLGTKPAVLAVDPTSHVTGGAILGDRVRMTESTDSGTYIRSIASRGATGAVSHSVRNSIRVLEYAGFNPIIIESVGAGQTEIEISNIADITVVVFNPHTGDSIQTIKAGLTEIGDVYLVNKSDLDGASQLYDAVRDYIGASEKNPIILKTSTKKNKGISEFAKKLKELMALKKKTKKKQELSQLESELKDIVLNNINEKITTLLNSDKTYAKYLKKLQAREINPFEAGDKITKALLK
- the mce gene encoding methylmalonyl-CoA epimerase gives rise to the protein MKIDHIAIAVNDVESAAKQYQEALGVNEVEFETVETEGVKVAIIHLENGRIELMEPTNETSPIKKFLEKKGQGLHHMALETDNIEGEVTRMEGCGIQFLGKIRPGSAGTKVTFIHPKSLSGVLAELCSHPK
- a CDS encoding CBS domain-containing protein, which produces MLPRIDSIKQMRTKLGITQKKLASMTGVSTSMINQIESGRSQPSYETAKKIFDNLATLEGKSSSHIAGDFCSKDIVKIKPNNTLHDAIKKMHKFSISQIPVFEGNDPVGVVSEDGIMKHLADVGESELKHAKILNTMDTVPPIVDYNTPANVLVPLIRYSKCILVSKKSKIVGIITASDTLKMME